A genomic region of Papaver somniferum cultivar HN1 chromosome 7, ASM357369v1, whole genome shotgun sequence contains the following coding sequences:
- the LOC113293956 gene encoding F-box/kelch-repeat protein At3g06240-like, giving the protein MRWTCLKDLLYREGIDTSHRRLLLSMNIIVPDEPSFSKSPDGIVEFQIASPNRGLVSINRLIFDYATYLLPYYVLPRQTVSGLLCFTKRHDAFAIYNPITGERSPWIEAKRTLRRKYSSIGFGFNPQSGEHKVIWISSNKCGSKQVVKIFTVGKNTWRSIDAITPISISQIGDDQYPFHVNGCLYWRFRWRRESEQELLMRFDMVTEKFRVIPIPTFFIEKKILTVELTEIDGRIAVLHWIHEFEISLWTFHEDADGNIKWSEEIICMPLHWDKKLDLSIEALWGTNLIFL; this is encoded by the coding sequence ATGCGGTGGACTTGCTTGAAAGATTTACTGTATCGTGAAGGAATTGATACCAGTCATCGTAGGCTATTACTTTCTATGAATATTATAGTCCCTGATGAACCTTCTTTTAGCAAATCACCGGACGGAATTGTCGAATTCCAAATTGCTTCACCTAATAGAGGATTAGTAAGTATTAACAGATTAATATTTGATTATGCTACTTACTTACTACCTTATTATGTATTACCAAGACAAACTGTGAGTGGTTTGCTATGTTTTACAAAACGGCATGACGCATTTGCGATATATAACCCTATCACCGGAGAAAGATCACCTTGGATTGAAGCTAAACGGACACTAAGGAGGAAATATAGCAGCATTGGTTTTGGATTTAATCCGCAGAGTGGTGAGCATAAAGTCATCTGGATATCAAGTAATAAATGTGGTTCAAAGCAAGTTGTGAAAATCTTTACTGTTGGCAAAAATACATGGAGAAGCATTGATGCAATTACACCTATCAGTATAAGTCAAATTGGTGATGATCAATATCCTTTTCATGTAAATGGTTGTTTATACTGGCGGTTTCGATGGAGACGCGAAAGTGAACAAGAACTATTGATGAGATTTGATATGGTAACTGAAAAGTTCAGAGTCATTCCAATTCCTACTTTCTTCATTGAGAAAAAGATACTAACTGTTGAGCTAACAGAAATTGATGGACGCATAGCTGTATTACATTGGATACATGAATTCGAAATTTCTCTATGGACATTTCATGAAGATGCAGATGGTAACATTAAGTGGAGTGAGGAGATTATTTGTATGCCTCTCCACTGGGATAAGAAACTAGATCTTTCAATTGAAGCTCTATGGGGGACAAATCTAATTTTTCTATGA